A section of the Cryobacterium soli genome encodes:
- a CDS encoding PLD nuclease N-terminal domain-containing protein gives MFRLLFGLGVVVVILTIYALVDCAVFDRNRIRGLPRWVWVFVIVLIPVIGAVLWLLIGRGRRSNAAGPGTRVTRSMAPDDDPDFLRGLDRAKDQEQRIRDLEQELADFDKMDPPGAGPSSHPGTAGVDPKNTDPGDGDQPGRRDA, from the coding sequence ATGTTCCGCCTGTTGTTCGGCCTCGGAGTCGTCGTCGTCATTCTCACCATCTATGCGTTGGTGGATTGCGCGGTGTTCGACCGCAATCGCATACGCGGTCTTCCACGCTGGGTGTGGGTCTTCGTCATAGTCCTCATCCCCGTGATCGGTGCCGTGCTGTGGCTGCTGATCGGCCGCGGACGCCGCAGCAACGCGGCGGGCCCCGGCACCCGGGTGACGCGCTCGATGGCTCCGGACGACGACCCCGACTTCCTCCGCGGGCTGGACCGCGCGAAGGACCAGGAACAGCGCATCCGCGACCTCGAGCAGGAACTCGCCGACTTCGACAAGATGGACCCGCCCGGCGCCGGGCCGAGCTCGCACCCCGGCACCGCTGGGGTCGACCCGAAGAACACCGACCCCGGTGACGGTGACCAGCCGGGCCGACGGGATGCCTGA
- a CDS encoding DUF4229 domain-containing protein, which yields MKAVPAWLLFTVLRVLMFVVPFVILLVLGIEGWLAAVLAAIIGLCLSYIFLRNPRNSVSRDLYEVRHRAKEPVHPDAESEDAAVDRAESEQERVQESEQQARAEQELTDQPPTDQRSNLA from the coding sequence ATGAAAGCTGTTCCAGCGTGGTTGCTGTTCACCGTGCTCCGCGTCCTGATGTTCGTGGTGCCGTTCGTGATCCTGCTCGTGCTGGGAATCGAGGGCTGGCTGGCCGCCGTCCTGGCCGCCATCATCGGCCTGTGCCTGTCCTACATCTTCCTGCGCAACCCGCGCAACAGCGTCTCCCGCGATCTGTACGAGGTGCGGCACCGCGCGAAGGAACCCGTGCACCCCGACGCCGAGTCCGAGGACGCCGCGGTCGACCGGGCCGAGTCCGAGCAGGAACGCGTGCAGGAGAGCGAGCAGCAGGCGCGAGCCGAGCAGGAGCTCACGGACCAGCCGCCCACCGACCAGCGCTCCAACCTGGCCTAA
- a CDS encoding LysR substrate-binding domain-containing protein: protein MLDVRRLILLRELSIRGTIAAVAEAMLLSPSAVSQQLSQLEKEAGAELTRKAGRRLRLTPQGELLVASAGEVLDTLERAEAALRTSHTTVRGTVRVAVFQSAALALMPTALTMMTRQHPDVRVEMVQREPEQALHETWARDFDLVIAEQYPAHSTPWLPGLHRRELTTDAIHLALPATDAALWPVGTLAEAGRLPWVMEPRGTASRHFAEQLCRSAGFEPDVRYETADLQAQIRLIESGNAVGLMPDLVWTGRSTTCRLERLPGDPRRTIFTAQREAGLEAPALRAFREMLAGAAELQARGGPTGG from the coding sequence ATGCTCGACGTGCGCCGCCTGATCCTGCTCCGCGAGCTGTCCATCCGCGGCACCATCGCCGCCGTCGCGGAGGCCATGCTGCTCAGCCCGTCGGCCGTGTCGCAGCAGCTCAGCCAGCTGGAGAAAGAAGCCGGCGCCGAGCTGACCCGCAAGGCCGGTCGCCGCCTGCGGCTCACCCCCCAGGGCGAGCTGCTGGTGGCATCGGCCGGGGAGGTGCTCGACACCCTGGAGCGGGCCGAGGCGGCGCTGCGCACCTCGCACACGACAGTGCGCGGAACCGTGCGGGTGGCTGTCTTCCAGTCCGCGGCGCTGGCGCTCATGCCCACGGCCTTGACGATGATGACCCGGCAGCACCCCGACGTGCGGGTGGAGATGGTGCAGCGGGAACCCGAGCAGGCCCTGCACGAGACCTGGGCCCGCGACTTCGACCTGGTCATCGCCGAGCAGTACCCCGCGCACTCGACGCCGTGGCTGCCGGGCCTGCACCGGCGCGAGCTGACGACCGACGCCATCCACCTGGCGCTACCGGCCACGGATGCCGCCCTCTGGCCCGTCGGCACGCTCGCCGAGGCGGGTCGGCTGCCGTGGGTGATGGAACCGCGCGGCACGGCCTCCCGGCACTTCGCCGAGCAGCTCTGCCGCAGCGCCGGATTCGAGCCCGACGTGCGGTACGAGACCGCCGACCTGCAGGCGCAGATCCGGTTGATCGAGTCGGGCAACGCCGTGGGCCTGATGCCCGACCTGGTCTGGACCGGGCGCAGCACCACCTGTCGGCTCGAACGGCTGCCCGGCGACCCGCGCCGTACGATCTTCACCGCCCAACGCGAGGCCGGACTGGAGGCGCCGGCGCTGCGGGCGTTCCGGGAGATGCTGGCGGGCGCGGCCGAGCTACAGGCCCGCGGCGGACCGACCGGCGGTTAG
- a CDS encoding 1,4-dihydroxy-2-naphthoate polyprenyltransferase: MANGARPSRPNQQKSSQTSRPAATRPKNPAKSGNPARKSGVATGIVRTGPATAGDWISGARLRTLPLAIAPVALGTGAAVVAGGAGEFHWVRALLALVVAVCLQIGVNYANDYSDGIRGTDNHRVGPARLTGGGAAKPRTVLTVALVFFGLAAVAGLVLVIVSQYWWLLAVGAAAIVAAWFYTGGKKPYGYLGLGELFVFVFFGLVATTGTTYVQVGTVNLESWLSAIAIGLIACAVLMVNNLRDIKPDKVAGKRTLAVWIGAKASRVVFCVFLLLPFAIAGFFALFYPLAWFTFFVLLLALPAALIVATATTAKELILALKLTSLAALLYGILLGLAFAL, translated from the coding sequence GTGGCAAACGGAGCTCGGCCCTCGCGGCCCAACCAGCAGAAATCATCCCAGACGTCGCGTCCGGCCGCGACCCGGCCGAAGAACCCGGCCAAGTCGGGCAACCCGGCTCGCAAGAGCGGCGTCGCAACCGGCATCGTGCGCACCGGCCCGGCCACGGCCGGCGACTGGATCTCCGGTGCACGCCTGCGCACCCTGCCGCTGGCCATCGCCCCCGTGGCGCTGGGCACCGGCGCGGCTGTCGTGGCCGGCGGTGCCGGCGAGTTCCACTGGGTGCGCGCCCTGCTCGCCCTGGTGGTGGCGGTCTGCCTGCAGATCGGCGTGAACTACGCGAACGATTACTCCGACGGCATCCGTGGCACCGACAACCACCGGGTCGGCCCGGCCCGCCTCACCGGCGGGGGTGCGGCCAAGCCGCGTACCGTGCTCACCGTGGCCCTGGTGTTCTTCGGCCTGGCCGCAGTGGCCGGCCTCGTGCTCGTTATCGTGAGCCAGTACTGGTGGCTGCTGGCCGTGGGCGCGGCCGCGATCGTGGCGGCGTGGTTCTACACCGGCGGCAAGAAGCCCTATGGATACTTGGGTCTTGGCGAACTGTTCGTGTTCGTGTTCTTCGGCCTCGTGGCCACCACGGGCACCACCTACGTACAGGTGGGCACGGTCAACCTGGAGAGCTGGCTGAGCGCCATCGCGATCGGGCTGATCGCCTGCGCCGTGCTGATGGTGAACAACCTGCGCGACATCAAGCCCGACAAGGTGGCCGGCAAGCGTACCCTGGCCGTGTGGATCGGCGCGAAGGCGTCCCGCGTGGTGTTCTGCGTCTTCCTGCTACTGCCGTTCGCGATCGCCGGATTCTTCGCCCTGTTCTACCCTCTGGCCTGGTTCACCTTCTTCGTGCTGCTGCTGGCCCTCCCGGCCGCTCTCATCGTGGCCACGGCCACCACGGCGAAGGAACTGATCCTGGCCCTCAAGCTCACCAGCCTGGCCGCGCTGCTCTACGGCATCCTGCTCGGGCTGGCCTTCGCCCTCTAA
- a CDS encoding sodium:solute symporter family protein, with amino-acid sequence MIVIGVGISVLIVLIVGIVVARKVDGDSANYLVAGRSLGVPLVAVSLMAAAVDSNATVGNTDLTSGYGFWAGASLAIGLAVCLLISGLFLAKPMNKLKLYTLADFFRRRYGRVVEAGSSVIMIFSFTILLAGNLVAVGFLLERFAGIDYVWGIILSVSLVLAYTLAGGLFSDAYTAAIQTVITVVASIALLGWVVINFGIIVPAGMGPFDLGQLTDPAQGAPINWATLISLGIGDLVAIDFMQRIFAAKSPEVAQKSCFYAAGGTFVIGIIYALVALTTTAALGLSTADGPILYTLLGDYAPPLLAVLVLSGIVAASFSTAAGAILATSAIAVRNTFGVRRIVSGGGDPLLRWTRVAMVPIVVIGVLLAIRVSQTGILLTFAFDLMLACLAAPLVLGLFWKRPGASAVIVGALLGFTVRITLLALTPTMYGVPNDLFYIPNTVITADLDGWTTMISAAVGIGSFVLVALLHPRTLREQEQELQVEEELSQEQAALLEPVA; translated from the coding sequence ATGATCGTCATCGGGGTGGGCATCAGTGTCCTCATCGTTCTCATCGTCGGAATCGTCGTCGCCCGGAAGGTCGACGGCGACAGCGCCAACTATCTCGTCGCCGGGCGCAGCCTCGGCGTCCCCCTCGTGGCGGTGTCGCTGATGGCCGCGGCCGTCGACAGCAACGCCACCGTCGGCAACACCGACCTCACCTCCGGCTACGGTTTCTGGGCCGGCGCCTCGTTGGCCATCGGTCTGGCGGTCTGCCTGCTCATCTCCGGCCTCTTCCTGGCCAAGCCGATGAACAAGCTCAAGCTCTACACGCTCGCCGACTTCTTCCGCCGCCGCTACGGCCGGGTTGTCGAGGCGGGCTCGTCGGTCATCATGATCTTCTCGTTCACCATCCTGCTGGCCGGCAACCTCGTGGCCGTCGGCTTCCTGCTCGAACGCTTCGCCGGCATCGACTACGTCTGGGGCATCATCCTGTCGGTGTCGCTGGTGCTCGCCTACACGCTCGCCGGCGGGCTGTTCTCGGATGCCTACACCGCGGCCATCCAGACCGTCATCACCGTCGTGGCCTCCATCGCCCTGCTCGGCTGGGTCGTCATCAACTTCGGCATCATCGTTCCGGCCGGCATGGGTCCGTTCGACCTCGGCCAGCTCACCGACCCCGCCCAGGGCGCCCCGATCAACTGGGCCACCCTCATCTCGCTGGGCATCGGCGACCTTGTCGCCATCGACTTCATGCAGCGCATCTTCGCCGCGAAGTCGCCCGAGGTTGCCCAGAAGTCCTGCTTCTACGCCGCAGGCGGCACCTTCGTGATCGGCATCATCTACGCCCTCGTCGCCCTCACCACCACCGCGGCGCTCGGACTGTCCACCGCCGACGGGCCCATCCTCTACACGCTGCTCGGTGACTACGCGCCGCCGCTGCTGGCCGTGCTGGTGCTCTCGGGCATCGTCGCCGCCTCGTTCTCCACCGCAGCCGGCGCCATCCTGGCCACGTCCGCCATCGCGGTGCGCAACACCTTCGGTGTGCGCCGCATCGTCTCCGGCGGTGGCGACCCTCTGCTGCGCTGGACCCGCGTGGCGATGGTGCCCATCGTCGTGATCGGCGTGCTGCTGGCGATCCGGGTCAGCCAGACCGGCATCCTGCTCACCTTCGCGTTCGACCTGATGCTGGCCTGCCTGGCCGCACCGCTCGTGCTGGGCCTGTTCTGGAAGCGCCCCGGCGCCAGCGCCGTGATCGTCGGCGCGCTGCTCGGCTTCACCGTGCGCATCACCCTGCTGGCGCTCACGCCCACCATGTACGGCGTGCCGAACGACCTGTTCTACATCCCGAACACCGTCATCACGGCCGACCTCGACGGCTGGACCACCATGATCTCCGCCGCGGTGGGCATCGGCTCGTTCGTGCTCGTGGCGCTGCTGCACCCGCGCACGCTGCGCGAGCAGGAGCAGGAGCTGCAGGTCGAAGAGGAGCTCTCCCAGGAGCAGGCTGCCCTCCTCGAGCCCGTCGCCTGA
- the menD gene encoding 2-succinyl-5-enolpyruvyl-6-hydroxy-3-cyclohexene-1-carboxylic-acid synthase produces the protein MPEAAAQTGSTPEAPAALPADAAPRLAPVAPSGSPATDFSVALLAEFVRLGVSDLVLSPGSRSQALALAAAEFERLGLLRLHVRIDERGAGFLALGLAIESGRPALVVCTSGTAVANLHPAVLEAHHSMVPMILLTADRPAELRGIRSNQTTVQPGIFAGAVRLSDDVNAPDGSAGEGDLAVQLAGRAYRASLGTGTLNPGPVQLNLAFREPLSAAVELELAGPDAGFTDALGVASSADTGAGSADGLSDEADLVAHADAPADNGTGIAASVLLEAGPRTIVVAGAGAGPAAEELARTAGWPLLAEVSSGSRFGPNLVVAYRELIRDADFGGQVQRVIVFGHPTLSREVPALVQRDGVETVVVAPAGAEWYNPGRRVSSFARTATASAAAITAAGTREARAWTGRWVMTSRAILAADRQLDTPAFGTHGMTKAEFAAMKAPVTRAMLADAVWRASWPHDRLVLGASRLIRELDTRVTGKKIPVHANRGLAGIDGTVATAVGIALASQAGEHPLSSGTTRLLLGDVTLLHDVGSLLIAPGETRPRVQVVVGNDGGGTIFDGLEVAATASPTAVDRVLFTPQQVDLESLAAAYGWAYLRAGTRSALETALTAPVTGPTLVEVPLQR, from the coding sequence ATGCCTGAAGCGGCAGCTCAGACCGGATCGACACCCGAGGCGCCCGCAGCCCTGCCGGCTGACGCCGCACCCCGTCTGGCGCCCGTCGCGCCCAGCGGCAGCCCGGCGACAGACTTCAGCGTGGCCCTGCTGGCCGAGTTCGTGCGCCTGGGCGTGAGCGACCTCGTGCTCAGCCCCGGATCGCGCTCACAGGCCCTGGCCCTGGCCGCCGCCGAGTTCGAGCGGCTCGGCCTGCTGCGTCTGCACGTGCGCATCGACGAACGCGGCGCCGGCTTCCTGGCGCTCGGGCTCGCGATCGAGAGCGGCCGCCCGGCCCTCGTGGTCTGCACCTCCGGCACCGCCGTGGCCAATCTGCACCCCGCCGTTCTCGAGGCGCACCACTCCATGGTGCCGATGATCCTGCTCACGGCGGACCGGCCCGCGGAGTTGCGCGGCATCCGGTCGAACCAGACCACCGTGCAGCCCGGCATCTTCGCCGGCGCCGTGCGGCTCAGCGACGACGTAAACGCCCCCGACGGCAGCGCCGGCGAGGGCGACCTCGCTGTGCAATTGGCCGGCCGCGCGTACCGGGCCTCCCTCGGCACCGGCACGCTCAACCCCGGTCCGGTGCAGCTGAACCTGGCGTTCCGGGAACCGCTGTCGGCCGCGGTCGAGCTCGAGCTGGCCGGGCCGGATGCCGGTTTCACCGACGCCCTCGGTGTCGCCAGCTCCGCCGATACCGGTGCCGGCAGCGCCGACGGCCTCTCCGATGAGGCAGACCTCGTCGCCCACGCTGACGCCCCAGCGGACAACGGCACAGGCATCGCCGCATCCGTGCTGCTCGAAGCCGGGCCGCGCACGATTGTGGTCGCCGGCGCCGGCGCCGGTCCGGCGGCGGAGGAGCTCGCCCGCACGGCCGGGTGGCCGTTGCTGGCCGAGGTGTCCAGCGGCTCGCGGTTCGGGCCCAACCTCGTCGTGGCCTACCGGGAGCTGATCCGCGACGCCGATTTCGGCGGCCAGGTGCAGCGCGTGATCGTCTTCGGCCACCCCACCCTGAGCCGCGAGGTGCCGGCGCTCGTGCAGCGAGACGGGGTGGAGACCGTTGTCGTGGCTCCGGCCGGAGCCGAGTGGTACAACCCGGGCCGCCGGGTGTCCAGCTTCGCCCGCACCGCCACCGCCTCGGCCGCTGCCATCACCGCCGCGGGAACCCGCGAGGCGCGCGCCTGGACGGGCCGCTGGGTGATGACGAGCCGGGCCATCCTGGCCGCCGACAGGCAGCTGGATACGCCCGCCTTCGGCACCCACGGCATGACCAAGGCCGAGTTCGCGGCGATGAAGGCCCCGGTGACCCGGGCCATGCTCGCGGACGCGGTGTGGCGGGCGTCCTGGCCGCACGACCGGCTGGTGCTGGGCGCGTCCCGGCTGATCCGCGAGCTGGACACCCGGGTCACCGGCAAGAAGATCCCCGTGCACGCCAATCGCGGCCTGGCCGGCATCGACGGCACCGTCGCCACGGCCGTGGGTATCGCGCTGGCCAGCCAGGCTGGCGAGCATCCGCTTTCGAGCGGCACGACCCGGCTCTTGCTGGGTGATGTGACCCTGCTGCACGACGTCGGGTCGCTGCTCATCGCGCCAGGGGAGACGCGGCCGCGGGTGCAGGTGGTCGTGGGCAACGACGGCGGCGGCACCATCTTCGACGGCCTCGAGGTGGCCGCAACGGCCAGCCCCACGGCCGTGGACCGGGTGCTCTTCACCCCGCAACAGGTGGACCTGGAGTCCTTGGCGGCCGCCTACGGGTGGGCCTACCTGCGCGCCGGCACCCGCAGCGCCCTGGAGACCGCCCTCACGGCGCCGGTCACCGGCCCCACCCTCGTCGAGGTTCCCCTCCAGCGCTAG
- a CDS encoding AMP-binding protein: MVRDLRVVPVGDPLRFLAELRLALANDGAALLPVPDEPGAISSRGDMGPVPRNVAVVIETSGSTGRPKRVMISTDALLASAAASGVHLGGDGQWLLALPAHYIAGVQVLVRSIAAGTEPVLLPPGHFDPAVFAEHAGRLTEPLRFTSLVPVQLARLLDAAPTDPALLAVLRRFTGILVGGQAVSAELIGRADALGVRVVRTYGSSETAGGCVYDGVPIGNAVVRTVDGQLEISGSMLAEGYLADEDLTGERFVEHDGVRWYRTGDLGAVAADGTVSVTGRADNVIISGGEKVSLDAVELRVRALPGLGEACVVRAADAVWGEVPVVVVAVAPPGAAVPGLEAVRSAVAAGLGPAARPARIVTVPALPLLASGKPDRRALQALVRAARPGSGQAPALD; the protein is encoded by the coding sequence ATCGTGAGAGACCTCCGCGTCGTACCCGTCGGCGACCCGCTCCGCTTCCTGGCGGAGTTGCGCCTGGCGCTCGCGAACGACGGCGCGGCCCTGCTGCCCGTGCCCGATGAGCCCGGCGCGATCTCGAGCCGCGGCGACATGGGCCCGGTGCCGCGGAACGTGGCCGTGGTGATCGAGACCTCGGGGTCGACAGGGCGGCCCAAACGGGTCATGATCAGTACTGATGCGCTTCTGGCATCCGCGGCGGCGTCGGGGGTGCATCTGGGCGGCGACGGCCAGTGGTTGTTGGCGCTGCCCGCCCACTACATTGCCGGCGTGCAGGTGCTCGTGCGGTCCATCGCCGCCGGGACCGAACCCGTGCTGTTGCCTCCGGGGCACTTCGACCCCGCCGTCTTCGCCGAACACGCGGGGCGGCTCACCGAACCGCTGCGGTTCACCTCGCTGGTGCCCGTGCAGCTGGCCCGGTTGCTGGATGCCGCGCCGACCGACCCGGCGCTGTTGGCCGTGCTGCGCCGGTTCACCGGCATCCTCGTGGGCGGACAGGCGGTGTCGGCCGAGCTGATCGGCCGGGCCGACGCCCTCGGGGTGCGCGTGGTGCGCACCTATGGCTCATCGGAGACCGCCGGGGGCTGCGTGTACGACGGGGTGCCGATCGGCAACGCCGTGGTGCGCACCGTCGACGGGCAGCTGGAGATCAGCGGTTCGATGCTCGCGGAAGGCTACCTGGCCGATGAGGATCTCACCGGGGAGCGGTTCGTGGAACACGACGGGGTGCGCTGGTACCGCACCGGCGACCTCGGCGCGGTCGCCGCGGACGGCACCGTGAGCGTGACCGGGCGGGCCGACAACGTGATCATCTCCGGCGGCGAGAAGGTGTCTCTCGACGCCGTTGAACTCCGGGTACGCGCCCTGCCCGGCCTCGGTGAGGCCTGCGTGGTGCGCGCCGCGGATGCGGTGTGGGGCGAGGTTCCGGTCGTCGTCGTGGCGGTCGCGCCGCCGGGCGCCGCCGTTCCGGGGCTGGAAGCCGTGCGGAGCGCCGTGGCGGCAGGGCTCGGCCCGGCGGCCCGGCCGGCACGGATCGTGACGGTGCCGGCCCTTCCCCTGCTCGCGTCCGGAAAGCCCGACCGCCGGGCGCTGCAGGCACTCGTGCGCGCCGCCCGACCGGGCTCAGGGCAGGCTCCCGCGCTGGACTGA
- a CDS encoding proline dehydrogenase family protein yields the protein MPRTPPPRPTLWSTMTDLAPRPHGEQTTGTPSGLFATETIALVRRWLTEASGFPVDGSAAQLAGVLRDPKGLAFTVGFVDGVVRPEDLGVAARTLARIAPDVPAFLPAPMRAAVRLGGLMAPLLPGVVVPIARRVLRHMVGHLIIDATDAKLGPAIAKIRGEGIRLNVNLLGEAVLGEGEAARRLAGTHRLLARDDVDYVSIKVSSTVAPHSHWAFDAAVAGIVEHLTPLFARAAAAPRPKFINLDMEEYKDLDLTIAVFTELLDRPEFVSLEAGIVLQAYLPDALGAMIRLQEWAAARRARGGAGIKVRLVKGANLPMEQVEAEVHGWPLATWHTKQESDTNYKRVVDYALTPERIRNVRLGVAGHNLFDIAWSWLLAGQRGVQGGIEYEMLLGMAQGQAEAVRRDVGSLLLYTPVVSPAEFDVAIAYLIRRLEEGASSDNFMSAVFELHDNEALFAREQARFLASLDALDAAVPAPHRVADRYAAVPAPGPGAFENTADTDPSVAANRDWALQILGRVPGSSLGVDTIEAARVTDAAALDAVLAETTAAAAGWAALGASGRAAVLHRAGDALEARRGDLLEVMAAEAGKTIDQADPEVSEAVDFAHYYAGLARELEEVDGARFTPASITLVTPPWNFPVAIPAGSVLAALASGSAVVLKPAGPAERCGAVIADILWQAGVPRDVLRLVQVPEDSLGAHLIAHPAVDRVILTGAYETAELFRSFRPDLPLLAETSGKNAIIVTPSADLDLAVKDVVSSAFGHAGQKCSAASLVILVGSVATSRRFRTQLQDAVASLTVGYPENPATQMGPVIEPAAGKLLDGLTVLGAGESWLLEPRRLDESGRLWSPGLRDGVRAGSAFHLTEYFGPILGIMTAATLAEAIELANVVDYGLTTGLHALDPAEIGTWLNSIQAGNLYVNRGITGAIVRRQPFGGWKKSAVGPGTKAGGPNYLVGLGSWSPAPATTGAAVTHPVVESILAAATPELSAADAELLNRALRSDALAWAERFGAATDVSGLAAERNVFRYRAPAAPVAIRLAAGEPLVSLVRVVAAAGLAGAPVTVSTALALPAALVDALAPALSAAITVEDDDTWLAGAAQRGGGRLRLLGAPAGSAVHSALVEVTGGRPDLAVWAQPVTEAGRVELLPFLREQAVSITAHRFGTPNHLTDALL from the coding sequence ATGCCGCGCACTCCCCCGCCGCGGCCGACCCTCTGGAGCACCATGACCGACCTCGCACCCCGGCCGCACGGCGAGCAGACAACCGGCACCCCGTCCGGCCTGTTCGCCACCGAGACGATCGCGCTCGTGCGCCGCTGGCTGACCGAGGCGTCCGGGTTCCCGGTGGACGGATCGGCCGCCCAGCTCGCCGGGGTGCTGCGGGATCCGAAGGGTCTAGCCTTCACTGTCGGCTTCGTCGACGGCGTCGTGCGTCCCGAGGATCTCGGCGTGGCCGCCCGCACCCTGGCCCGCATCGCGCCCGACGTGCCGGCCTTCCTGCCCGCGCCCATGCGCGCCGCCGTGCGGCTCGGCGGCCTGATGGCACCACTGCTGCCCGGGGTCGTCGTGCCGATCGCGCGGCGGGTGCTGCGCCACATGGTGGGCCACCTCATCATCGATGCCACGGATGCCAAGCTCGGCCCGGCCATCGCCAAGATCCGTGGTGAGGGCATCCGGCTCAACGTCAACCTGCTCGGCGAGGCCGTGCTCGGTGAGGGCGAGGCCGCCCGCCGCCTGGCCGGCACGCACCGGCTGCTGGCCCGCGACGACGTGGACTACGTGTCGATCAAGGTTTCCTCCACCGTCGCGCCGCACAGCCACTGGGCGTTCGACGCCGCCGTGGCCGGCATCGTGGAGCACCTGACGCCGCTCTTCGCCCGCGCGGCGGCGGCCCCGCGGCCCAAGTTCATCAACCTCGACATGGAGGAGTACAAGGACCTCGACCTCACCATCGCGGTCTTCACCGAACTGCTCGACCGGCCCGAATTCGTCTCGCTGGAGGCCGGCATCGTGCTGCAGGCCTACCTGCCCGACGCCCTCGGGGCCATGATCCGGCTGCAGGAGTGGGCGGCGGCCCGCCGGGCCCGGGGCGGCGCCGGCATCAAGGTGCGCCTGGTCAAGGGGGCCAACCTGCCGATGGAGCAGGTGGAGGCGGAGGTGCACGGCTGGCCCCTGGCCACCTGGCACACCAAGCAGGAGTCGGACACCAACTACAAGCGGGTCGTGGACTACGCGCTCACCCCCGAGCGCATCCGCAATGTGCGCCTGGGCGTGGCCGGGCACAACCTGTTCGACATCGCCTGGTCGTGGCTGCTGGCCGGGCAGCGCGGGGTGCAGGGCGGCATCGAGTACGAGATGCTGCTCGGCATGGCGCAGGGGCAGGCCGAGGCCGTGCGCCGCGACGTCGGCAGCCTGCTGCTCTACACGCCGGTGGTCTCGCCCGCCGAGTTCGACGTGGCCATCGCCTACCTGATCCGCCGGCTCGAAGAGGGCGCGTCAAGCGACAACTTCATGTCGGCCGTGTTCGAACTGCACGACAACGAGGCGCTCTTCGCCCGCGAACAGGCGCGTTTCCTGGCCTCCCTGGACGCGCTCGACGCAGCCGTGCCCGCGCCGCACCGGGTCGCCGACCGCTATGCGGCCGTACCGGCGCCGGGTCCGGGCGCCTTCGAGAACACGGCAGACACCGATCCTTCCGTGGCCGCCAACCGCGACTGGGCGTTGCAGATCCTCGGCCGCGTGCCCGGCTCCAGCCTGGGCGTCGACACCATTGAGGCGGCCCGGGTGACGGATGCGGCGGCGCTGGACGCCGTGCTCGCCGAGACGACCGCAGCGGCGGCCGGTTGGGCCGCGCTCGGTGCCTCCGGCCGGGCTGCCGTGCTGCACCGCGCCGGGGACGCCCTCGAGGCCCGCCGGGGCGACCTGCTCGAGGTGATGGCGGCTGAGGCCGGCAAGACCATCGACCAGGCCGACCCCGAGGTGTCGGAGGCCGTCGACTTCGCGCACTACTACGCCGGCCTCGCCCGGGAGCTCGAGGAGGTCGACGGTGCCCGGTTCACTCCGGCGTCGATCACCCTGGTCACCCCGCCGTGGAACTTCCCCGTCGCGATCCCGGCCGGGTCGGTGCTCGCCGCGCTGGCGTCAGGCTCCGCCGTGGTACTCAAGCCCGCCGGGCCGGCCGAACGGTGCGGCGCCGTGATCGCCGACATCCTCTGGCAGGCCGGCGTACCCCGCGACGTGCTGCGCCTGGTGCAGGTGCCCGAAGACAGCCTGGGCGCCCACCTGATCGCGCACCCCGCGGTGGACCGGGTGATCCTCACCGGCGCCTACGAGACCGCCGAGCTGTTCCGCAGCTTCCGGCCCGACCTGCCGCTGCTGGCCGAGACCAGCGGCAAGAACGCGATCATCGTCACGCCCAGCGCCGACCTCGACCTGGCCGTCAAGGACGTCGTCTCCTCGGCATTCGGCCACGCCGGCCAAAAGTGCTCGGCCGCGTCCCTCGTCATCCTGGTGGGCTCCGTCGCCACGTCGCGCCGGTTCCGCACCCAGCTGCAGGACGCCGTCGCCTCCCTCACGGTGGGCTACCCGGAGAACCCGGCCACCCAGATGGGCCCGGTGATCGAACCCGCAGCGGGCAAACTGCTCGACGGGCTCACCGTGCTGGGCGCCGGCGAGAGCTGGCTGCTCGAGCCGCGCCGCTTGGACGAGTCCGGCCGGCTGTGGAGCCCGGGCCTCCGCGACGGCGTGCGGGCCGGGTCGGCCTTCCATCTCACCGAGTACTTCGGCCCGATCCTGGGCATCATGACCGCGGCCACCCTCGCCGAGGCGATCGAGCTGGCCAATGTGGTCGACTACGGCCTCACCACCGGCCTGCACGCCCTCGACCCGGCCGAGATCGGCACCTGGCTGAACAGCATCCAGGCCGGCAACCTCTACGTGAACCGCGGCATCACCGGGGCCATCGTGCGCCGGCAGCCGTTCGGCGGCTGGAAGAAGTCGGCCGTGGGCCCCGGCACCAAGGCGGGAGGCCCGAACTACCTGGTCGGCCTCGGCTCGTGGTCCCCCGCCCCGGCCACGACGGGCGCGGCCGTCACGCATCCGGTCGTCGAGTCGATCCTCGCCGCGGCCACGCCCGAGCTGAGCGCCGCCGACGCCGAGCTGCTGAACCGTGCGCTGCGGAGCGACGCCCTGGCCTGGGCCGAGCGCTTCGGCGCTGCAACCGACGTGTCGGGACTCGCCGCCGAGCGCAATGTGTTCCGGTACCGGGCGCCGGCGGCCCCCGTGGCCATCCGCCTGGCCGCCGGCGAACCGCTGGTGTCGCTGGTGCGGGTCGTGGCCGCCGCCGGGCTCGCGGGTGCGCCCGTGACGGTGTCGACGGCTCTGGCGCTGCCGGCCGCGCTGGTGGATGCGCTCGCGCCGGCCCTCAGCGCTGCGATCACTGTGGAAGATGACGACACCTGGCTCGCCGGAGCGGCCCAGCGCGGCGGCGGGCGGCTCCGGCTGCTCGGCGCCCCGGCGGGCTCGGCGGTGCACAGCGCGCTGGTGGAGGTCACCGGCGGCCGGCCCGACCTGGCGGTCTGGGCCCAGCCGGTCACCGAGGCGGGCCGGGTGGAGCTGCTCCCGTTCCTGCGCGAGCAGGCCGTGAGCATCACGGCGCACCGGTTCGGCACTCCGAACCACCTCACCGACGCCCTGCTCTGA